A single window of Rana temporaria chromosome 1, aRanTem1.1, whole genome shotgun sequence DNA harbors:
- the LOC120925121 gene encoding vomeronasal type-2 receptor 26-like — protein MPESRCNDRCPPGQRKASNKRIYACCYDCVPCSEGEVSNVTDSRNCIKCPGEEWPNERKVKCVSKTYEFLSYENDVMVLIFSSASLVFAMITLCVLGNFIYHRDTPVVKANNRTVSFILLTAILLSFLCVFFFLGCPVDITCMLRQISFGIFFSIAVSSVLAKTTIVCIAFKATKPGSSWKKVVKVKVTNSMVLICSSVQVVIGVIWLSVSPPYQEYDMDSFPGKILIQCNEGSVIGFYYMLGYMGFLAAVSFLLAFMVRTLPDSFNEAKYITFSMLVFCSVWIAMIPAYLSTRGKYMVAVEIFAILTSSAGILLCIFFPKCYIIILKPELNARKKQILKTNL, from the exons ATGCCGGAATCCCGCTGCAATGACAGATGCCCTCCAGGGCAGAGAAAAGCTTCCAACAAAAGAATCTATGCGTGCTGCTATGACTGCGTTCCGTGTTCCGAGGGGGAGGTGTCCAACGTAACAG ATAGTAGAAACTGCATCAAATGTCCCGGTGAAGAGTGGCCAAACGAGAGGAAAGTGAAATGCGTTTCCAAAACTTATGAATTTCTGTCCTATGAAAATGATgtgatggttttaattttttcgtCAGCCTCTTTAGTTTTTGCAATGATTACGTTATGTGTATTAGGAAACTTTATTTATCACCGGGACACTCCAGTTGTGAAGGCCAATAACCGGACGGTGAGCTTCATCCTCCTGACCGCCATCTTGCTGAGCTTCCTCTGTGTCTTCTTCTTCCTCGGATGTCCTGTAGATATAACCTGCATGCTGAGACAAATTTCATTTGGGATCTTCTTCTCCATCGCTGTGTCTTCTGTTCTGGCCAAGACCACCATTGTCTGCATTGCCTTCAAAGCCACCAAACCCGGCAGTTCCTGGAAAAAAGTGGTCAAAGTCAAAGTAACTAACTCTATGGTTCTGATCTGCTCCTCTGTCCAAGTTGTGATCGGTGTTATTTGGCTGTCAGTGTCTCCTCCCTACCAAGAGTATGACATGGACTCCTTCCCTGGGAAGATCCTCATTCAGTGTAATGAAGGGTCAGTTATCGGCTTCTACTATATGTTGGGTTATATGGGGTTTCTGGCAGCTGTGAGTTTTCTTCTGGCTTTCATGGTgaggacattaccggacagttttaatgaggccaagtacatcaccttcagcatgctggtgttctgcagtgtctggattgccatgatcccggcctatctgagcaccagagggaaatacatggtggctgtggagATATTCGCCATACTGACCTCCAGTGCTGGAATATTATTGTGtatatttttcccaaaatgttatattataattttgaaaCCAGAGCTGAATGCCAGGAAAAAACAAATACTGAAAACAAATCTGTAA